One genomic segment of Clostridium saccharoperbutylacetonicum N1-4(HMT) includes these proteins:
- a CDS encoding P-II family nitrogen regulator, translated as MIRPEKVNVVLAELLDVGFSQITKMDVFGRGKQKGIRVGSVEYDELPKEMLMIRVNNEDKDEVIKIIMQNSRTGSKGTFGDGKIFVLPIKDSYRIRDGKSGEDVL; from the coding sequence ATCATTAGACCTGAAAAGGTAAATGTGGTTCTAGCGGAACTGCTAGACGTAGGGTTTTCACAAATCACAAAAATGGATGTGTTTGGAAGAGGAAAACAAAAAGGGATAAGAGTAGGGAGTGTAGAATATGATGAGCTTCCTAAAGAGATGCTTATGATTAGAGTTAATAACGAAGATAAGGATGAAGTAATAAAAATAATAATGCAAAATTCTAGAACAGGTAGCAAAGGAACTTTTGGTGACGGTAAGATATTTGTGTTACCAATTAAAGATAGCTATAGGATAAGAGATGGTAAATCAGGTGAAGATGTTCTGTAA
- a CDS encoding homocitrate synthase/isopropylmalate synthase family protein codes for MEERKLEIVDKTLVVLESIYGDNIRKKIPQLRILIKLLHEIGCDYIEMTPELYKALCPFPESMYIRIYNKLRDVQGGINIYGNLNIELMDKDSNNFRIVGLDDLIFYDYKKIFLEIIKKFGNNIEMCIKNEYNSAIAMSLEWIRSGGRKITTTFSGIGGYASLESLLGSLEFLEHMKHGGNYVLFPEVLKIFEEITENEIKPNTPFIGRDIFNVESGIHVNGIAKNPKTYEPYDPSKIGRMRKIIIGKHSGISSLEMKLKELHIEYKDNNLSNMLEKIRKICTQKKRGLNDEELKQLFMSCGKCI; via the coding sequence ATGGAAGAAAGAAAATTAGAAATTGTAGACAAAACTTTAGTTGTGCTTGAATCAATATATGGAGATAATATCAGAAAAAAAATTCCACAGCTGCGAATTTTAATTAAGTTACTGCATGAAATTGGATGTGACTATATAGAGATGACACCTGAATTATATAAGGCTTTGTGTCCATTTCCTGAAAGTATGTATATTAGAATTTACAACAAGTTAAGAGATGTTCAAGGAGGAATAAATATATATGGTAACTTAAATATAGAACTTATGGACAAAGATAGCAATAACTTTAGAATTGTTGGATTAGATGATCTAATATTTTATGATTATAAAAAGATTTTTCTAGAGATAATTAAGAAATTTGGTAATAACATTGAAATGTGTATTAAAAATGAATACAACTCAGCAATAGCTATGAGCTTGGAATGGATTCGTTCTGGAGGAAGAAAAATTACAACAACTTTTTCTGGAATAGGAGGATATGCATCTTTGGAAAGCTTATTAGGATCTCTGGAATTTTTGGAACATATGAAACATGGTGGTAATTATGTGTTATTTCCAGAAGTACTTAAAATCTTCGAAGAAATAACTGAAAATGAAATTAAACCTAATACTCCATTTATAGGAAGAGATATTTTTAACGTAGAATCTGGCATACATGTAAATGGTATTGCAAAGAATCCAAAAACCTATGAACCTTATGATCCTAGTAAAATAGGAAGAATGAGGAAAATAATAATTGGAAAACATTCTGGTATTAGTTCACTGGAAATGAAATTAAAAGAACTGCACATAGAGTATAAAGATAACAATTTAAGCAACATGCTGGAGAAGATTAGAAAAATTTGTACTCAAAAAAAACGTGGACTTAATGATGAAGAATTGAAACAGTTATTTATGAGTTGCGGTAAATGTATTTAG
- a CDS encoding nifV-ALPHA: homocitrate synthase subunit alpha: protein MNLEYINIVDTTLRDGEQSAGKAFSIDEKLEIARCMDENDIYQIEAGIPAMGDLEKECIKRILNIRKKSLISTWNRMNIKDISDSIDCKPDIIHISVPTSDIQIFSNLKKDKKWVEDNLRECVYFARNKGYEVTIGFEDASRAEINYLIKLCQIIKEFGVKRIRYADTVGILTPSLVKHTVPILIDTTGMEVEIHAHNDFGMAIPVSMEAVKCGANYVNCTLNGIGERAGNCNLQDFIKALDSYIERSKNHKIFP from the coding sequence TTGAATTTAGAATATATAAATATTGTAGATACAACTTTAAGAGACGGTGAACAAAGTGCAGGGAAAGCCTTTTCTATAGATGAAAAGCTTGAAATAGCTAGATGTATGGATGAAAATGATATATATCAAATAGAAGCTGGAATACCAGCTATGGGGGATTTAGAAAAGGAATGTATTAAACGAATATTGAATATCAGAAAAAAATCATTAATTTCCACATGGAATAGAATGAATATTAAAGATATATCAGATTCAATAGATTGTAAGCCTGATATAATTCATATAAGCGTTCCTACATCAGATATACAAATATTTTCAAACTTAAAGAAAGATAAGAAATGGGTTGAAGATAATCTTAGAGAATGTGTATATTTTGCAAGAAATAAGGGTTATGAGGTAACTATTGGTTTTGAAGATGCCTCAAGAGCTGAAATTAATTATCTTATTAAATTATGTCAAATCATCAAAGAATTTGGGGTCAAAAGAATTAGATATGCTGATACTGTAGGAATATTAACACCATCACTAGTTAAACATACAGTTCCAATCCTAATTGATACAACTGGTATGGAAGTAGAAATTCATGCCCACAATGATTTTGGAATGGCAATTCCTGTTTCAATGGAAGCAGTGAAATGTGGAGCAAACTATGTGAATTGTACCTTAAATGGAATTGGAGAAAGAGCAGGTAATTGTAATTTACAGGACTTTATTAAAGCATTAGATTCATATATAGAAAGAAGTAAAAATCATAAAATTTTTCCATAA
- a CDS encoding helicase C-terminal domain-containing protein — translation MLNELNSILDNVIYLDIETTGLDEKSSEIIEIGAVKIKNGIISTYETLIRPRGRVPISIYKLCIGLNETDLYNARPISSVKEEVIEFLEDLPLICHNGGFERKFLGYHIPEIKNKIMDSLELAAILEPWRKEFNVDALLKAITNLKKNEIHRGLSDSVDTLKVVNSLLLRQWAREETGRKKNKTLYDRLNREYQYLNKWIWTQYLLKPPFLTDEDFPYVNYEENKKEEIKLKRLSIDYSLYENLLENEEIWNNGGDFGYQYRKDQKEFSKKIRENFEKSERIFIEAPTGSGKTFAYVLIAAIETYINKQKNKKDDSSFIISTNTKELQNQLIERDIPTILKKLRLDDKLKYGAMKGKGNYLCVDRLNKCEALEFDEKGNLALLFLRRLCENGEYGDIENINYALQKHFELDKYLNEVNCDSEQCNLDKCHKPCFLRKRYNELPHENITVINHSLLSCWPYSEKKKINHLIIDEGHNLMEKCYDFFAEEFYSIQFLELLDMIEKGHPSIIAMLLSLNASYGHRETIEKDKLVYLVNDIVININILMNDFRSMRLVSGEYNFTTEFFIPRDDLKNMTKPVWNEISALKESIYPLYKILNDYVSNITLDEETNGDNDHKNLSDYISKLKANFDVLDKFLENSVFYAKVLEVDSEYKSFTFRNVPLNVGELVNEHMLKDVKSTTFLSATLRIENSFNKIKKHLGQEKAKEFIIPPTFNLKNRTKIYALNNVGRYDEPAYIKNISKFIFETAQKINGHILVLFNNNARRTAVNEELELLTRGTKIEVHISKKSVSALNDSNRQVIILGSKGFFEGIDVPGDALSCVMLDKIPNYSPEYPILRAITTYQKKNYQDVNYPQVCIKVKQIYGRLIRSTFDYGYFIILDPGQNANTIRNLERDLGGPSIEHTSTQKVLSEMQFDYNNWKRSNINNIINNMKKNNKNLVEDFNNEAKKHKLFWELSKVENDEFYFENMDFKLNGKIN, via the coding sequence ATGCTAAATGAATTAAATAGTATTTTAGATAATGTAATATATTTAGATATAGAAACAACTGGGCTTGATGAAAAGAGTTCAGAAATCATTGAAATTGGTGCAGTTAAAATCAAAAATGGAATAATATCTACCTATGAGACTTTAATAAGACCAAGGGGAAGAGTTCCTATAAGCATTTATAAATTATGTATAGGTCTAAACGAAACAGATTTATATAATGCAAGACCTATAAGCAGTGTTAAAGAAGAAGTTATAGAATTTTTAGAAGATCTTCCTTTAATTTGCCATAACGGAGGCTTTGAAAGAAAATTCTTAGGATATCATATTCCAGAAATTAAAAATAAAATAATGGATTCATTGGAGCTTGCTGCAATATTAGAGCCATGGCGCAAGGAATTTAATGTCGATGCTTTGTTAAAGGCAATTACTAATCTTAAAAAAAATGAAATTCATAGAGGCTTATCAGATTCAGTTGATACACTTAAAGTAGTAAATTCTCTTCTTTTGAGACAGTGGGCAAGAGAAGAAACCGGAAGAAAGAAAAATAAAACCTTATATGATAGACTGAATAGAGAATATCAATATTTGAATAAATGGATATGGACACAATATTTATTAAAACCTCCCTTTTTAACAGATGAAGATTTTCCATATGTTAATTATGAAGAAAATAAGAAAGAAGAAATTAAACTAAAAAGGCTTTCAATAGATTATTCCTTGTATGAGAATTTACTTGAAAATGAAGAAATTTGGAATAACGGTGGAGACTTTGGTTACCAATATAGAAAGGATCAAAAAGAATTTTCAAAAAAAATAAGGGAAAACTTTGAGAAATCTGAAAGAATATTTATTGAAGCTCCAACAGGTAGTGGTAAAACTTTCGCTTATGTGTTAATCGCAGCCATTGAGACTTATATCAATAAACAGAAAAATAAAAAAGACGATTCTAGTTTTATTATTTCAACAAATACAAAAGAATTACAAAACCAATTAATTGAAAGAGATATACCCACAATTCTTAAGAAGTTAAGATTGGATGATAAGCTAAAATACGGTGCTATGAAAGGCAAGGGAAATTATCTTTGTGTAGATAGATTGAATAAATGTGAAGCTCTTGAATTTGATGAAAAAGGAAATCTAGCCTTATTATTTTTAAGAAGACTTTGTGAAAATGGCGAATATGGAGATATTGAAAATATAAATTATGCTTTGCAGAAACATTTTGAATTAGATAAATACTTAAATGAAGTCAATTGTGACAGTGAACAGTGTAATTTGGATAAATGCCATAAACCTTGCTTTTTAAGAAAAAGATATAATGAGCTTCCACATGAAAATATAACGGTAATAAATCATTCGTTATTATCTTGCTGGCCATATAGTGAAAAAAAGAAAATCAATCATCTTATAATTGATGAGGGACATAATTTGATGGAGAAATGTTATGATTTCTTTGCTGAAGAGTTTTATTCTATTCAATTTTTAGAGTTATTAGATATGATTGAAAAAGGTCATCCAAGTATTATTGCAATGCTTTTAAGTTTAAACGCAAGCTATGGTCATAGAGAAACCATAGAAAAAGATAAGCTAGTTTATCTTGTAAATGATATTGTGATAAATATAAATATTTTAATGAATGATTTTAGAAGTATGAGATTAGTAAGTGGGGAATATAATTTTACTACTGAATTTTTTATTCCAAGAGATGATTTAAAGAATATGACTAAACCTGTTTGGAATGAAATTTCAGCTTTAAAAGAAAGCATATATCCGTTATACAAAATATTAAATGATTATGTGAGTAATATTACCTTAGATGAAGAAACCAATGGTGATAATGATCATAAAAATCTATCAGACTATATTTCAAAGCTTAAAGCTAATTTTGATGTTTTAGATAAGTTTTTAGAAAACTCAGTGTTTTATGCTAAAGTTTTGGAGGTTGATTCTGAATACAAATCCTTTACCTTTAGAAATGTACCCTTAAATGTTGGGGAATTAGTAAATGAACACATGCTTAAAGATGTTAAAAGCACAACATTTTTATCAGCAACGCTTAGAATAGAAAATTCCTTTAATAAGATAAAGAAGCATTTAGGGCAAGAAAAGGCAAAGGAATTTATTATTCCTCCAACCTTTAATTTAAAAAATAGAACAAAAATTTATGCTTTAAATAATGTTGGACGATATGATGAACCAGCATATATTAAAAATATATCTAAATTTATATTTGAAACAGCTCAAAAAATTAATGGACATATTCTTGTTTTATTTAATAATAATGCTCGAAGAACAGCTGTAAATGAAGAATTGGAATTGCTTACAAGGGGAACTAAAATAGAAGTTCATATTAGCAAAAAATCAGTTTCAGCATTAAATGATTCAAATAGACAGGTTATTATTTTAGGGAGCAAAGGATTTTTTGAAGGTATAGATGTACCTGGAGATGCATTAAGTTGTGTAATGCTAGATAAAATACCTAATTATAGTCCTGAATACCCAATTTTAAGGGCAATTACTACTTATCAAAAGAAAAATTATCAAGATGTAAATTACCCTCAAGTTTGTATTAAAGTTAAACAGATTTATGGAAGGCTCATTAGAAGTACTTTTGATTATGGATACTTTATAATATTAGACCCAGGACAAAATGCAAATACGATTCGTAATTTAGAAAGGGACCTTGGAGGACCAAGTATTGAGCATACATCAACACAAAAAGTACTTTCTGAAATGCAATTTGATTATAATAATTGGAAAAGAAGTAATATCAATAATATAATCAATAATATGAAGAAAAATAATAAAAACCTAGTTGAAGATTTTAATAATGAAGCTAAAAAGCATAAATTATTCTGGGAACTTTCGAAAGTAGAAAATGATGAATTTTACTTTGAAAATATGGACTTTAAGTTAAATGGTAAAATAAATTAA
- a CDS encoding recombinase family protein has translation MKAAIYSRKSKFTEKGDSIENQIHMCIQYAKNIGIDDYEIYEDEGFSGGNTNRPKFQKLMRDVKAKKFTHLICYRLDRISRNVADFASTIEILNKYDTAFISIREQFDTSSAMGRAMMNISATFAQLERETIAERIKDNLRELSKTGRWLGGPPPLGYESIEVENNDSNGKNRKKHILQINPNECEIPKLVYELFMKYKSYQKVSRLLEDQGIYSRKGSLFSRNLVKQTIDNPTYSVADKNILDYLKKHGAEVFGYEKINGINGVMAYNRRTEKGSFAPIENWIISVGEHPGIIASDTWIRCQHIANEIKDINSSNRKGTSQQALLSGLVVCKECESAMAPRQNLSSKYAYRYYSCNSRNSNANRCTNDALNAYDAEDFVVNTLKSLTHNDIIKNYEKLKKKNVVKISNKAQIANFTKEIESNKKSISNLVMKMVYLDNDPELLEPFKTEIKKLTDRNNELTSLINELSLANDSIASTYESLDEILTTLDNFQKFYDFTEKFEDRKRLIRSLVKYVVWDSKTRILDIILIGSDKERPRQVVLPLSNSSRRNGSRGDYCYNGISAYGKCNYRGN, from the coding sequence TTGAAAGCAGCAATCTATTCTCGTAAAAGTAAATTTACAGAGAAAGGAGACTCAATAGAAAATCAAATTCATATGTGTATACAATATGCTAAAAATATTGGTATAGATGATTATGAAATTTATGAGGATGAAGGATTTTCTGGCGGTAATACAAATAGGCCAAAATTCCAGAAACTTATGAGAGACGTAAAAGCTAAGAAATTTACTCATCTTATTTGTTATAGGCTTGATAGAATATCTAGAAATGTTGCTGATTTTGCAAGCACTATAGAAATACTGAATAAATATGATACTGCATTTATTTCAATTAGAGAGCAATTTGATACTTCTTCTGCTATGGGTAGAGCTATGATGAATATTTCTGCTACTTTTGCTCAGCTTGAAAGAGAGACTATTGCAGAACGTATAAAAGATAATTTAAGAGAATTATCCAAGACTGGACGATGGCTTGGTGGTCCTCCTCCACTTGGTTATGAATCTATTGAAGTTGAGAATAACGATTCTAATGGAAAAAATAGAAAAAAGCATATTCTTCAAATTAACCCTAATGAATGTGAAATTCCTAAGCTTGTTTATGAGCTATTCATGAAATACAAAAGTTATCAAAAAGTAAGCAGGTTATTAGAAGATCAAGGAATTTATAGTAGAAAGGGTTCTCTTTTCTCAAGAAACTTAGTTAAACAAACTATTGATAATCCCACTTACTCAGTTGCAGATAAAAATATATTGGATTATTTAAAAAAGCATGGCGCTGAAGTATTTGGATATGAAAAAATAAATGGTATTAATGGTGTTATGGCCTATAATAGACGAACTGAAAAAGGAAGTTTTGCTCCTATAGAAAATTGGATTATATCCGTTGGTGAACATCCTGGAATTATTGCTAGCGATACATGGATTAGGTGTCAGCATATCGCAAATGAAATAAAAGATATTAATTCTTCTAACAGAAAAGGTACAAGCCAGCAGGCTTTGTTATCTGGATTAGTTGTATGTAAAGAATGTGAATCAGCCATGGCTCCAAGGCAAAATTTAAGTAGTAAATATGCTTACAGATATTATTCTTGTAATTCAAGAAATTCAAATGCAAATAGATGTACTAACGATGCTCTAAATGCTTATGATGCTGAAGATTTTGTTGTTAATACACTAAAATCCTTAACTCATAATGATATAATTAAAAATTATGAGAAACTAAAAAAGAAAAATGTAGTTAAAATTAGTAACAAAGCTCAAATTGCAAACTTCACAAAGGAAATTGAAAGCAATAAAAAGTCTATTAGTAACTTAGTAATGAAAATGGTATATCTAGATAATGATCCTGAATTGCTTGAACCATTCAAAACTGAAATAAAAAAGCTTACTGATAGAAATAATGAACTTACTTCATTAATTAATGAATTATCATTAGCTAATGATAGCATTGCTTCAACTTATGAATCTTTAGATGAAATATTAACTACTTTGGATAATTTCCAAAAGTTCTATGATTTTACCGAAAAGTTTGAAGACAGGAAAAGATTAATTAGAAGTCTTGTTAAATATGTTGTTTGGGATAGTAAAACAAGAATTTTAGATATTATATTAATTGGATCAGATAAAGAACGTCCAAGGCAAGTTGTTTTACCTTTAAGCAATAGTAGCAGAAGAAATGGCTCACGTGGAGATTATTGCTACAATGGTATATCAGCTTATGGAAAATGCAACTATAGAGGAAATTAA